The DNA segment CGGGTCTACGAGCTCGACGGCATGATCCCCAACGACATCCGCGACTTCGCGGACCGCGCGTCGTGTCCCGACGCCAACCTGCCCGAGGATCCGACGCCCGAGAACATCCTCGAGGTGCTACTGGAGGCCGAGCGATGTGCGATCCGCACCTGGAGCGAGGTCTGTGACATGACCCGCGAGTGCGACCCCCGCACCTACGACATGGCCCAGCGCATCCTCCAGGAGGAGATGGACCACGAGGCGTGGTTCATCGAGCTGCTCAGCATGGAGCGCGACGGCGAGGTCAACCCCGCGGGCCACTTCGTCCGCGGCGAGCCCGGCGACGCGCCCTACTCCAAGAACAACCCCTTCAACGAGAGCGCCTAAGCGTTCGAATTCACGCGGCTCACCGCGCCCGCTTTCCCACCCTTTTTCGCACGCCGATCCCAACCCTCGTCGATGGGAGAAACGACGTACAGCGTGGAGATCGTCGTACCCGAGGACGCCGACTCGGAACGCGCCGGAGAGGTCGTCGAGATCGAGGTCGGAGAGGAGGAGTACGTGCTCGCGGCCGCACGAAACGAGGGGCTGTGGCTGCCCGCGGACTGCCAGCAGGGCTGGTGTACCACCTGTGCCGCGGAGCTGCTGGAGGGCGAGGTCGACCAGTCCGACGCCAAACGGTACTACGAGGTCGACGACGACGAGGACATGACCCTCATCTGTACCGCCAAACCTCGTTCGGATCTACGGATCCGCTCCCACCAGCACCGAGAGATGCTCGAACACCGTGCCGAGTACGACAAGCCGCCGGGGAAGTCGAAGCTCGGCTGATCACGTCCCGAGACGCTCAGCTGATCGTCACGCTCAGTCCGTCGTCCGCGATCCGGACGTCGCCGTCGTAGTGCTCTCCGACCGACTCCAGCATCTCCTCGTGTCGTCCCTCCGTGTGCGGGTAGAGGTGCGTGATGTAGACCCGACCGATCTCGTGGCCGGCGAGGGTCTCGCCGAGCTCGGCGGGCGTCGGGTGGCCCGAGACGTCGACGTCGTCGGGGAACGAACAGTCGTGGACCAGGACGGCGGAGTCCTCGGCGAAGCTCGCGAGCCCCTCGAACGCCTCGCTGTCGCCGCTGAACGTGAACAGGTCGTCGAACCGATAGGCCAGACAGTACATCGAGTGGCGCGTCTCGTAGCCCTCGACCTCGAAGCCGGCGACCTCGAAGTCGTGCGGGCCGACCTCCCGAACCGTGAGGTCGAGGCGGTCCTGCATGTACTCGTGGACGTCCAGCAGGCCGTCGATGAGCGACTCCGTCCCCTCCGGGCCGACGATCTCGAGGTGCTCCTCGCCGGCGAGCCAGCGGGCCTTCATCAGCGGCATGAGGTCGGCGACGTGATCGAGGTGGTGGTGGGTCAACAGCAGCGAGGAGACGCCCTCGTAGCCGACGTCCGTTCGCGCGAGACCGTGGAGGACGCCGCTGCCGCAGTCGACGAGCAGTCGCCGACCGCCGTCGCTCAACAGCAGCCCGGTCTGTGAACGCTCGCCGGTGGGCATCGCGCTGCCCGTTCCGAGGAAGGTGATGCGCATGCGAACGTCTGCGACGAGCCGACGGTTAACGCCTTCGGGGCCGCCACGTACCGTTCGTCCCGAGCGCGATCGCCCGTTCACTTCCACCCTGCTCACCCAACCCACTTACCCGTCCGACCCCGAGGGAGAGCCGATGGACGGGGACGAGACGCCGGCGGGCGTCGACGGCCTCCCGTTCGACCCCGACGCGGTCGAGGTCGACGACCGGGAGGTCCTCGAACTGTTCGAACCCGCGGTTCGAGAGTGGTGGCTCCGCGAGTTCGGCGCGTTCGTCCCGGAGAACGGGGGGTTCTTCACGCCACCACAGAAGGAGGCGATCCCGGCGATCCACGGACGCGAGAACGTCCTCATCTGTTCGCCGACCGGCAGCGGCAAGACGCTCGCGAGCTTCGCCGCGATCATCAACGAGCTGTTCGTCCGCGAACGATCCGGAGAGCGAGCGAACGAGGACGCCACTCCGGACGAAGGTAACGACGAGAGCGGAACCGATGGCGACGAGGACGACAACGACGAGAACGGCGGCGGGCTCGAGAACTCGGTCTACTGTCTGTACGTCTCGCCGCTGAAGTCGCTCGCGAACGACATCGGGCGCAACCTCGACGAGCCGCTCAGCGGCGTCGCGGAGATCCTCGAGGAGCGCGGCGAGTCGACGGAGATCCGCCACGCGATCCGCCACGGCGACACCCCATCGAGCGAGCGCCAGCGGATGCTCGAGGAGACGCCACACATCCTGAACACCACCCCCGAAACGCTCGCCATCCTGCTCAACTCCCCGAAGTTCCGCGAGAAGCTCCGAACCGTCGAGTACGTGATCGTCGACGAGATCCACAGCCTCGCGGAGAACAAGCGCGGTACGCACCTCTCGGTGAGCCTCGAACGCCTCGAGAACCTCGCGGAACGCTCGCCGACACGGATCGGCTGCTCGGCGACGGTCGAGCCGTTGGAGACGATGGCGGAGTTCCTCGTCGGCTGCGAGGAGGGAGAATCGGGGGAGATGGAGCCGCGCGAGTACGAGATCGTCGACACCCGGTTCGTCCGCGAGTACGACGTCGAGCTCGCCTGTCCGACGGACGACCTGATTCACACGCCCAGGGAACTCGTCCAGGAGCGGTTCTACGACGAACTCGACGGGCTGATCGGCGAGCACACCAACACCATCGTCTTCACGAACACACGCTCGGGCGCCGAGCGCGTCCTCCAGAACCTCCGCGAGCGTCCCGGCTACGACGAGTCGAACTCGGGCTGTCACCACGGTAGCCTCTCGCGGGAGTCGCGCCAGCGCGTCGAGGAGGGGCTGAAAGCGGGCGAACTGGACGTGGTGACCACCTCCACGAGCCTCGAGCTCGGCATCGACATGCCCCACGTCGACCTCGTCGTACAGGTCGGCTCGCCCAAGTCGGTGGCCTCGCTGCTCCAGCGTGTGGGCCGGGCGGGACACCGGCTGGGCCGAACCGTCACGGGGCGGGTGATCGCGCTGGATCGCGACGAGCTGATCGAGTGTGCGGTGATGCTCCGGAAGGCCGAGGAGGGGTTCGTCGACCGGGTGTTCGTCCCCGAGAACGCCACGGACGTCGCCGCCCAGCACGTCTACGGCATGGCGATCGCCCAAATACGCCCCGAGCGCGAGGTGAAGGCCACGCTGAAGCGGGCCTACCCCTACCGCGACTTCCCCGATCGACAGTACGAGTCGCTGATGCGCTATCTGACGGCGGAGTACGAGGGACTCGAGGAGAGGAACGTCTACGCGAAGATCTGGCGCGACGAGAACGACCCGCCCGACGGCCAGCACCATTACCCCGAACATCCCGTCGGCGAGCCGCTGATCGGCAAGCGCGGCCGGCTCGCCCGCGTGATCTACATGACGAACATCGGGACGATCCCCGACAGCTTCACGTGCACCGTCCTCACCCGCGGAGAGAACGAGCGGGTCGGCGATCTCGACGAGAGCTACCTCGACACGCTCGATCCCGGCGACGTGTTCGTTCTGGGCGGCCAGCACTTCGAGTTCCGGTACAGGAGGGGGTCGAAAGTGTACGTCGACCGGACGAACGCACGGCCGACGGTCCCCTCCTGGTTCTCCGAACGCCTGCCGCTCTCGTACGACCTCGCCTGCGAGATCCTCGGGTTCAATCGCGAACTGACGGAGCACTACGGGGCCGGCGGGCCGCCGGCGGTGCGAAACTGGCTCCGGGAGTTCCCGATCGACGACCACAGCGTCCGCGCGATCACCCGGATGTTCGACGAGCAGGTGCGTTACGCCGGCCTCGAGAGCGTGAGCACCGACGAGCGGCTGGCGATCGAGGAGGAGCACGACCGCGACGAGTACAAACGCCGCTACTACGTCCGCTCGAACTACGGCCGACGGTTCAACGAGGGGTTCTCCAGGCTGCTGGCCTATCGGTGTGCCCAGTCGGCGAACGCGAACGTCAACGTCGCCGTCGCGGACAACGGCTTCGCGCTGTCGATGCCGCTCAACCGGAAGGTCGATCTCGTAGGACTGATCGAGGGACTCGATCCCGAGAACGTCCGGGGGCTGCTCCGCGAGAGCCTCGCGGGAACCGACCTCCTCCAGCGGTACTTCCGAATCAACGCCACCCGGTCGCTGATGATCCTGAAACGCTACAAGGGCTACGAGAAATCGGCGAGCCAACAGCAGGTCTCGAGCGAGATGCTGCTGGGGTTCGCGGGCGACCTCGAGGAGTTCGCCGTCCTTGAGGAGACCTACCGCGAGATCCTCGAGGACAAACTCTCCGTCTCGGCGATCGGAGACGTTCTGCGGTCGATTCGCGACGGCGAACTAACGATCGAACGCGAGCGCGTCGACTCGCCGTCGCCGCTCTCCTTCGGCCTGGCAACGCTGTCGGCGAGCGACGTCGTCCTCGCGGAGGACGAGAGCGCCGTGCTCAAGGAGTTCCACGACCGGGTGCTCGAGACGATCGGCGAGGACGCGGCCGTCCTCGGTAACTGATCGAGCGATCGACGGTCGTTCGGTCGACGAATCCGAGAGGTTCCGACGACCGGTTCGAGACGAGCGTTAGTTCGCAGCGCAGTTGTTCGGCCCGAGTTCGAGCCGTGCGGTCTCCTCGCCGAGCGGTTCCAGTCCCCAGTTGACCCGCTTGATGCGTCGGTAGTTCGCCGGCGTCTCTCCGAGACCCTCGACGACGCGCTCGACGAACGCCGCCTCGCTATCGATAGCCAGTAAATCGTTCGTCGTGCGGAGCTCGCCGAGCGTCGTCGCCAACGGACGGTCGGTCTCGCTGCCGAAGTGGCCCGGGAGGACGAGGGTTTCCTCGGGCATAGCGGCTATCTCTCGCAGAGTGGCGAACAGCCGCGCCGCGGCCCGCCGAACCGCGGCCTCGTCATCGTCCTCGAGGTCGGGCCGACCGACGCTCCGGACGAACAGCGTATCACCCGAGAGGAGCGCGTTTCCGAAACGCAGCGAGACGCTGCCCGGCGTGTGGCCGGGCGTGTGGACCACCTCGAGAGCACGTTCGCCGACGGCGATCCGGTCGCCGCCCTCGATCGAGACGTACCAGTCGAGATGCCCGCCGTCGGCCTCGTGGAGGAGGTAGGGAACGGTCAGTTCGGCGGCGAGTCTGCGGCCGCCGCTGACGTGATCCGCGTGGGCGTGAGTATCGACGACGCCGACGATCTCGAGGTCACGCTCGCGCGCGATGTCGACGTACTCCTGGACGTAGAGGCTGGGATCGACTACGACCGCCTCGCCGTCGTCGTGGACGACGTACGAGAGACAGCCCGTCCCCGGACGGACGACCTGTACCACGCCGTCGACACTCCCGATCTCGTAGGACTGGTGGACCCGTCCCCAGCCCCGCATCCCGTCGGTCATCGAGGCGGCGTCGTAGCCCCGTTCGCGGAGGAAGTCGGCCGCGCGGGCGGAGGTCACCCCCGCCACGCAGACGACGTACACCGGCACGTCCGCGGGGATCTCGCCCGTCTCGATCGCTGCCTCGAGCCCGTCGTAGTCCTTTGCGAGGAGCTGGTCGTAGAGCGGGACGTTGTACGCCCCGTCGATGTGCCACTTCTCGTAGTCGCGCTCGCGCCGGACGTCGAGGAGAAAGGCGTCCGCGTCGTCACTGAGCTCCGCTATCCGCGCCGGGTTCACTCCAGTTGCTCTACTTTCCATTGCCGTTCACTACGGCTGTACGTACGTCACCGGTCGTGATAAGCTAGAGACGGAGCCGTGTCTCGTGTCGGGTGGACCGAACTGGTGGGTCGATCATCGCTCTGCCCAGTCGACGATCCGCCCGTAGAGGTCGTCAGACCGGAGCGCGTCGCCCGTTCCGACGAGGACGAGCGACTTCTTCGCCCGGGTCAGTGCGACGTTCACCCGGCGGTAGTCGTCGAAGATCGGTCCCTCCATGTCGGCGGAATCGCTCGCGACCAGCGAGACGATCACGACCTCCTTGCTCGATCCCTGAAACCGATCGACGGTGTCGACCGTCACCGCCTCGGGTACCCGTCCGTCGATCGTCGTCACCTGCGCGCGGAAGGGTGCGATGACGCCGATGTCGGCCGGGTCGACGCCCGCTTCGGCGAACCGCTCGACGAGTTCGGCGATCCGCCCCGCTTCCCGTTCGTCGGTGTGTCTCCCGTCGTCGCCCTCGACGTCGACGAACGACGCTCGCTCTCTGAGGGCTTCGGGGAGCGCCTCGAACGAGACGCTCTCGAGGTCGTCGATCCGCTGGCGGGCGACTGCTCCCGTCGCCGGCCGGAGCTTCCCGTCGTAGAACTCACGCGAGGAAAAGGACTGGATCCGCTGGGCCATGCGGTACTGGCGATCGAGCATCACACCCGCCTCGGGGTGGGTTTCGATCAACCGCTCGAACAGCGACCGCGAGAGCTCGTTCTCCGTGCGGACCACGGGCGGGAGCTGGTGATGGTCGCCGACGAGGACGAACCGTTTCGCTCGATTGATCGCCGCGAGCGTCGCGGGCTCCGTGAGCTGGGAGGCCTCGTCGACCAGCGCGACGTCGAACTCCTGCTCGCGCATGATCCGCGAGCCACAGCTCGCGGTCGTCGCGGCCACGACGGACGCCTCGCGCAGCTCCCGTGCTCGCTCCTCGGGATCGCCCCGACGCTCGAGCAGGAACGGCTGCATGTCCGGGCGCACCCCGTGTTCGGTGCCGAAGCGGACGAACTCCGTGAAGCCCTGGTCGCGAAGCGCCTCCAGCGCGTTGTCGACCGCGCGGTTCGTAAAGGCCGACAGCAGCACTCGGTCGCCGCGCTCGACCAGCGCGCGGATCGTCCGGGCGATGGTGTAGGTCTTCCCGGTTCCCGGCGGGCCGTGGATCAGCGCGAAGTCCTCGGCGGCGACGGCTTGTCTGACGGCCTCGTCCTGGGAGGCGTTGTTCCCGATGAACGTCTCCTCGCTCTCGCCGAACTCGGGCGCCTCCTCGCCGAACAGCACCGCCTTCCTGCGGGGGTCGCCCTTCAACAGCGCGTCGTGGAGCGCCGTGAGCATCCCGTCAGAACTCATGTCCGAGGGATAGACGTCGAGCCGTCTCAGCGGAACCGGCTCGTCGGTCGCGACGACGACCTCCTCGCCCAGGCGCTCGATTCGCGCGAGCTCCGCGTGGCCTCGGATGGGATCGCCGTCGCTCGCGAGCGCCACGTCGCCCTCGCGGAGCTTCGAGACGGCACCGGAGCCGCGGGCGCGAAGCTCCCAGCGGCCGTCCTCGCGCATCGTCTCGCTGACGGGCTCGAGGCCGATCAGCGCGCGGTCGTCGTCGGCGCGCTCCTGGGGGGTCTGTTCCCAGAGCTTCGCGTACTCGCGGTGGGTCTCGCGGCGTTCCTCCTCGATCAGGCGGTAGGTCCGATCGAAGTACTCGCGCTCGTGCTCGGGGAGGGCACTCGCGATCTTCCCGGCCTTCGACTCCTGGTCGAGGCGTCCGGAGACCACCATGCAGGTGTCCTGCTCGAAGCAGTACTCGCATTTGGCGTCGGCCTCGTAGCCCGTCGGCACGCCGAAGCCGTGCTCCATGGCGGCGATCTCGTTTCGCGTCCGAACGACGAACTCGAGCAGCCCGTGTCCGATCGAGAACTCCTTGGCCGGCGAGAGGTCGCCCGTCGCCTCGTTCCGGTCGAGTGCGGAGTTCTTCGTATACAGAAGCGTACCGGTGTCTGGCGGCTCCGTGTCGCCGGACGCCGTCCGGCTGCCAGCGGGACCTCGTCCCGCGCTATCGCCGGAGCCGTTGGCTCCGGCTGCCCGAGACGTCGAAGACGTCTCGCTGTCCACGCCGCCGCGCTCCTCGAGCAACAGCGCGTAGCAGGCGGCCTGGATCTTGTCCTGGAAGCGCGGATCGCGATTGGTGTTCTTCCCCGTCTTCAGCTCGACGGGCATCCCCCGCCGGAGCGCGTCAGCCCGGCCCTTGATGCCGAAGCGCTCGCTGATCAGCGTGTACTCGCTCCGCCAGTCGTCCTCCTCCCCCAAGGTCCCCTGCGAGAGCCAGCCGTCGATCGCGCGGGCGTTCGCGCGGACGTCGGCCTCGACCTCCGCGGCCGACTTCTCCAGCAGCCCGAGTTCGAGACCCGCCTCGGCGACCCGGTCCTCGACCGCGGCGTCGAACTCCCGGCCACGGAGCAGGTCGCCGAACACCTCGTGGACGATGGTCCCCTTCACGACGGGGTAGTTGAGCGGCACGCCCGAGAGCTTGTTCAGGTAGTACATCCGGGGACACTGCACCCACGAGCGGACGTCGGTGACGTTGACGAGGAAGTCCGGCTCGAGGACGACGTACGACCCTTTCGACGTGGCATAACCGCGCTCGCCACGGAACTCCGTCTCCTCGACGTCGGTGACCAGCAGCTCCATCCCCGGCTCCAGCAGCTCGGCCGTCTCGACCCACTTTCCCCAGAGCGTGACCGTGAACTCCCTGCCGATGACCTCCGATCGCTCGCCTTCGAGGCGTTCCACTCCGCCGTCGGATTCCGGATCCGACGAGGATCGCGAAGCTCCACGCCGCTCACTTCCGGAGGATTTCCGTCGATCCTCGGCCCCCTGCGTGGTGTCGCGTCCCTTCACGTCATCGATCCGGACGAGCGGCTCGGCGAGTTCCCGTTCACCGTACTGCGTCGAAACGCTCCGTCGCTCGCCGGGGTCGATGACGGTTCCGCGTATCTGCACGGTCGAACCAGGCCGGCGCCGCGAAAAACGCTGTCGGTTACCGCCCTAACAGCGGGACGTAGGCGTGCATCCCCTTCGCCAGGCCGTTCGAGAGCGGCAGCGGTCGCCAGGAGAGGTCGTAGATCAGCCCGTCGTCCTCGTCGCCGCTGCTCACCTCGTGGGCCCACTCGTCGCGCGACTCCTCGACGTGCATGTGAAAGAAGTGCCGCGCGACGCGTTTCCCGTCCGGGCGGCGCCACCGGTCGGAGGCGAGGTGGAACACCGGCGAGTCGTGGGCGATCCCCGACTCCTCACGAAGCTCACGCCGGACGGCGACCTCGGGGGTCTCGTGGCGGTCGATGCCGCCCTTCGGAACCTGGACGCCGGCGTCCGGATCGGCGCGCTCGCGGAACACCAGTAGCTGGTCTCCCTCCTCGTCGGTCCGTCTCGTGACGTACGCGTAGGCCTTCTGCGAGTAGGCCGATCCCAGACCTGACATACCCCTCACGTTATTCGTACAGCGAATAAACCGTTTCGGCTGCAGATGTCGACCCGAGCGAGTGCGGAGCCTGGCCGACACCCGCTTGCCGGTCGGCGGAGAACGGCCGGCATGCGGATTCGCGAGTGACCTAGCATCGTGCAGGACGTCGTCGAGTCGGGCGAGGACCCCGACGGCTGGCGGGCGGCCGGCGGGAAACGCGCGGATGGGCTCGGCACGGACCTCTATCTCGGCCACCCGCGAGCCGGCGTCTACCAGATCAAGACGTACGCGAGAAACCCCTTCTCGGTCGAGGGCGTCGGCACGCGGGTGGCACGCCGCCTCGACGACGAGATCGGTTCGTTCCTACCGACCGAGGGCGAGGGTCGCTTCGCCGTCCGGTCCGCACCCGGCGACGAGGAGGAGGCGAAGGTACGTGCGAGACGCCTCGAGGAGACAATCAGGGCCCACGCCGACGCGCCGACGACGCCCGACGCGCTGTTCGAGGACGTGATGGATGCGGTCGAGAGCCCCGCGTTCGGCCCGATGGAGTACGACGGCTACGGCCGCCCCGAGAGCCTCGACCGTCTCGCGGAAAGCTTCGAGGAGGCCGAGTCGCTGCTCGACGCCGAACTTGACGAGTTGATCGAGAGCGACGAGGTCGACCGCGGGTTCCAGTAGGTTAAGTCCGCGCGGGCCGACGATCCGACATGGACGCCGAGAGCACGCTTCTCGAGTACTACGACGCGCTCCGCGCCGGCGAGCCCCTCCACCCGTACTTCGCCGAGGAGGAGGGTGCGCTGAAGTTCGGCATCTCCGAGCGCCTCGACGGCTACGAGGAGATCGAGGACGGCCTTCGCGAGCAGACGGAGACGACCGACGACTGGACGGTCGAGAGCCGCGACCTCGTCGTGACCGAACGCGAGCGGACCGCCTGGTTCGGCGACGACGTCCGGATGGCCTGGACGACCGCCGACGGCGATCGGCACGACTTCGACACCCGCTGGAGCGGCTGTCTCGAGCGTCGCGGGGACGGAGGCGACGCCGACTGGCGGTTCGTCTCGATGCACGTCAGCGTCGCTCGGGGACTGTGATGGTCGGACCGATGAGCGACGAGGAGCGACGCGCCGGCACCCAGCGGCTGTACGCCGGGTTCGTCGCCCTCGTCGGCGCCTCGGCCGGCCTGATGGCGATCTCGGGCGGGGCCACCCTCCTCCAGACCGCGGTCGTGGTGTTAGGGGGCCTCGTCGTCGGGGCCGGTCTGATGTGGTACCTGCTCCGGATGGGGCGTTAATCGACGCGCGCGAGCCATCTCTCCGGGTGGTCGAGTTCGTCGTTCGTCGGCAGGTGGTCTGGGGACTCCCAGACGACGCTCGCGCCCTCGATGCCGCGGGCGTCCGCGACCGCCTCGAAGAAGGCCTTGCCGCGCTCGTACTGGCGACGCTTCAACCCGAGGCCGAGCAGCCGACGGACGAGTCGTGCGATCGGGCCCCGACCCCGACGTCGGGCCTCGACCTTCTCGCGGAGGTCCTCGTACTCGTCGTCGAACGCCCGGTCCATGAGGAGTTCGGCGTACCCCTCGACGGCCGTCATCGCGGCGTCGAGCTCGCGAAACGCCGTCCGGTCGAACGCGCCCCCCGCGAGCGACTCGACGCCGCGTTCCATCTGAGACTCGAGGTACGAGGGGAGCCACGGAGCGGCGCCGAACTCCGCGGCGTGGGTCACCTCGTGGAAGGCGATCCACCGGCGAAAGCGCGCCTCGTCGACGTCGAGTTCGCGAGCGACCTGGCGGATGTTCGGGTGGACGAAGTAGAGCGCGTGCTCCTGGTCGCCGTCGGCCAGCAGGAGAGGGTCGTACTGGCCGAGGACGTTCTTGCCGAGAAACGAGAGCATCAGCGTCGTCGAGGCGGTGTTGAGCACGCGAGCGGCGCCCGGAAAGATCGCGTCGGTGCGGCTCTCGAGGGGGGCCATCACCCGCCGAAACGTCGAGACGTTGGCGTCGATCCAGTGGTGACGGTTCTGGATCTCGATCGTCCGCGGCAGGTCGAACGAGACGACCGCGACCTCACGGATCGCCGAGCGGGCGGCCCGCACGTCGGCGCGATACCCCTCGATCTCCGTCGGGGTGAGATCGACCGAACCGGGCGGCGTCGCGTTCTTCGCCGCCGCCGCGACGGCGTCCCAGTCGACCGGCCCCTCGCCAGAAGCCCCCGAGATCGTCCGGAGAGTTCGAAGGAGATTCACGACCCGACGTTCGATTCGCGCGGAGAAAATGCTTCGGACTCTCGGAGACTAGCTCTCGTAGTCGGAGAGTTCGACCTCCTCGTACTCCTCGGTCTCGGAGTCGAGGACGAACTTCTTCGCGACCACGGCGACGACCAGCAGGAAAAGCAGACCGATGACCATACCGATCCCGCCGCCTCCGTCCTCGACGTCGGCGTCCTCGGCGTCCTCGGCGTCCTCGGCGTCCTCGACGTCGACCTCGGTCGCTGCCTCGTCGTCGATCTCGACGTCCTCATCGACTCCGTCGTCCTCGGAGCCGAACAGGCCGAGCGAGGGACCGGTCGATTCCTCGTCGTTCTCGTTACCCGTGGCACCGAGCATCCGATCGAGGCCGCTGGCGCTAGGACTGAACTCGAGGTTCTCGACGTTGATCTCGAAAACCGTAGTCTTCTTCTCTCCCATGGTCACGAATGGACCGACCGAACACTTAGCCGTTTTGGACGCCGGAGCCGGGTCGTTCCCGTGCCGAGCGGGACCGCTCCTTTCGGTACGTTTAAGTGAGAATCGGGTGCGCGTAGGGGTATGAGTGGACGACCGCTTGACGTGCTCGAGGCCGCGATCGGCGATCCCGTGACGGTCCGCCTGAAGGACGGCGAGGAGTTCGACGGCACGCTCACCGGGTACGACCAGCACATGAACGTCGTCATCGAGGACGAGGACAACACAACCATTATACGCGGCGATAACGTGGTCTCGATAACTCCATGACTGGCGCAGGAACCCCGAGCCAAGGGAAGAAGAACATCACGACGCACGTCAAGTGCCGACGCTGTGGCGAGAAGTCGTATCACTCCAAGAAGAAGGAGTGTTCGTCGTGCGGGTTCGGCAAGTCGAAGAAGCAACGCGGCTACGCCTGGCAGTCGAAGACCGGCGACAACTGAGCACTGACCGCCTCTCCTCTCTCCGCTCTCTTCGGCGTAGCGACGGCCGCGCGTTTGCCGACGAAATATGCACGACCGTGTATAGATTCGCCACGGTCACGGAACGGGAATCCAGCTACGCGAGATTTTTACCGATGGACGACGAGTCGTTGATATGGACACCGGGCGAACGTTCGACGCGGGCGGTCCGACGGAGAAATGCGGGGTCGTCGGCGTCTCCTTCGCCGAGCGCGGTGCAGCACTGCCGCTGTACTACTCGCTGTACGCGCTCCAGCACCGCGGACAGGAATCGGCAGGCATCGTCACTCACGACGGGTTCCAGCAGCACGGCCACGTCGAGCGGGGACTGGTCGGTGACGCCTTCTCCCAGGAGGACCTCGACGCGCTGAACGGATCGGCGGGGATCGGTCACGTCCGCTACCCCACCTCGGGCGGGCTCGACCGCTCCTGTGCCCAGCCGTTTTCGGTCTCGTTCAAGAGCGGGTCGCTGGGGCTCAGCCACAACGGCAACCTCGTCAACGCCGACGAGCTCCGCGAGGAACTGGAGAACCTCGGTCACGCCTTCACGAGCGACGGCGACACCGAGGTGATCGCCCACGACCTGGCACGGAACCTACTGGAGGAGGATCTCATCCGCGCGGTGAAGCGGACGATGGGGCGGGTCCACGGCTCGTACTCGCTGACGATCATGCACGACGAGACCGTGTTGGGCGTGCGCGACCCCGAGGGGAACCGGCCGCTCTGCATCGGAAAGCTCGAGGACGGCTACGTGCTGGCGAGCGAGTCCGCCGCGATCGACACGCTCGACGGCGAGCTGGTGCGTGACGTCCGTCCCGGCGAACTGGTCGTCCTCCACGAGGACGGCGAGGGGTTCGACTCCCACCGGCTCGTCGACCGGGAGAACACCGCCCACTGCTTCTTCGAGCACGTCTACTTCGCCCGACCGGACTCCGTGATCGACGGTACCCTCGTCTACGAGGCCCGCCGCGAGCTCGG comes from the Halalkalicoccus sp. CG83 genome and includes:
- a CDS encoding AAA domain-containing protein, yielding MQIRGTVIDPGERRSVSTQYGERELAEPLVRIDDVKGRDTTQGAEDRRKSSGSERRGASRSSSDPESDGGVERLEGERSEVIGREFTVTLWGKWVETAELLEPGMELLVTDVEETEFRGERGYATSKGSYVVLEPDFLVNVTDVRSWVQCPRMYYLNKLSGVPLNYPVVKGTIVHEVFGDLLRGREFDAAVEDRVAEAGLELGLLEKSAAEVEADVRANARAIDGWLSQGTLGEEDDWRSEYTLISERFGIKGRADALRRGMPVELKTGKNTNRDPRFQDKIQAACYALLLEERGGVDSETSSTSRAAGANGSGDSAGRGPAGSRTASGDTEPPDTGTLLYTKNSALDRNEATGDLSPAKEFSIGHGLLEFVVRTRNEIAAMEHGFGVPTGYEADAKCEYCFEQDTCMVVSGRLDQESKAGKIASALPEHEREYFDRTYRLIEEERRETHREYAKLWEQTPQERADDDRALIGLEPVSETMREDGRWELRARGSGAVSKLREGDVALASDGDPIRGHAELARIERLGEEVVVATDEPVPLRRLDVYPSDMSSDGMLTALHDALLKGDPRRKAVLFGEEAPEFGESEETFIGNNASQDEAVRQAVAAEDFALIHGPPGTGKTYTIARTIRALVERGDRVLLSAFTNRAVDNALEALRDQGFTEFVRFGTEHGVRPDMQPFLLERRGDPEERARELREASVVAATTASCGSRIMREQEFDVALVDEASQLTEPATLAAINRAKRFVLVGDHHQLPPVVRTENELSRSLFERLIETHPEAGVMLDRQYRMAQRIQSFSSREFYDGKLRPATGAVARQRIDDLESVSFEALPEALRERASFVDVEGDDGRHTDEREAGRIAELVERFAEAGVDPADIGVIAPFRAQVTTIDGRVPEAVTVDTVDRFQGSSKEVVIVSLVASDSADMEGPIFDDYRRVNVALTRAKKSLVLVGTGDALRSDDLYGRIVDWAER
- a CDS encoding NUDIX hydrolase, which gives rise to MSGLGSAYSQKAYAYVTRRTDEEGDQLLVFRERADPDAGVQVPKGGIDRHETPEVAVRRELREESGIAHDSPVFHLASDRWRRPDGKRVARHFFHMHVEESRDEWAHEVSSGDEDDGLIYDLSWRPLPLSNGLAKGMHAYVPLLGR
- a CDS encoding nuclear transport factor 2 family protein; this encodes MDAESTLLEYYDALRAGEPLHPYFAEEEGALKFGISERLDGYEEIEDGLREQTETTDDWTVESRDLVVTERERTAWFGDDVRMAWTTADGDRHDFDTRWSGCLERRGDGGDADWRFVSMHVSVARGL
- a CDS encoding zinc-dependent metalloprotease, whose protein sequence is MNLLRTLRTISGASGEGPVDWDAVAAAAKNATPPGSVDLTPTEIEGYRADVRAARSAIREVAVVSFDLPRTIEIQNRHHWIDANVSTFRRVMAPLESRTDAIFPGAARVLNTASTTLMLSFLGKNVLGQYDPLLLADGDQEHALYFVHPNIRQVARELDVDEARFRRWIAFHEVTHAAEFGAAPWLPSYLESQMERGVESLAGGAFDRTAFRELDAAMTAVEGYAELLMDRAFDDEYEDLREKVEARRRGRGPIARLVRRLLGLGLKRRQYERGKAFFEAVADARGIEGASVVWESPDHLPTNDELDHPERWLARVD
- a CDS encoding LSM domain-containing protein; this encodes MSGRPLDVLEAAIGDPVTVRLKDGEEFDGTLTGYDQHMNVVIEDEDNTTIIRGDNVVSITP
- a CDS encoding 50S ribosomal protein L37e, producing the protein MTGAGTPSQGKKNITTHVKCRRCGEKSYHSKKKECSSCGFGKSKKQRGYAWQSKTGDN
- the purF gene encoding amidophosphoribosyltransferase — protein: MDTGRTFDAGGPTEKCGVVGVSFAERGAALPLYYSLYALQHRGQESAGIVTHDGFQQHGHVERGLVGDAFSQEDLDALNGSAGIGHVRYPTSGGLDRSCAQPFSVSFKSGSLGLSHNGNLVNADELREELENLGHAFTSDGDTEVIAHDLARNLLEEDLIRAVKRTMGRVHGSYSLTIMHDETVLGVRDPEGNRPLCIGKLEDGYVLASESAAIDTLDGELVRDVRPGELVVLHEDGEGFDSHRLVDRENTAHCFFEHVYFARPDSVIDGTLVYEARRELGRRLWEESSVDTDVVMPVPDSGRAFASGYAEASEGVEFAEGLMKNRYVGRTFIMPTQDERERAVRLKLNPIKSTVEGRTVTLIDDSIVRGTTSNQLVALLREAGAEEVHMRIGAPQIVAPCYMGIDMASREELIAADRSTEEIREEIGADSLAYLSVDAVADALGEVREDLCLGCVTGEYPYDIEGEASDREVERPSISESSLPADD